One genomic window of Tenacibaculum tangerinum includes the following:
- a CDS encoding M3 family metallopeptidase, which yields MKKQLVLIAILVVAMSCKTEQTKEETVSTVSENPLLVESTIDYGAPDFTKIKDEHFMPAIIKGMEVQNEEIAKIIANNEAATFENTILALEESSKTLDNVTAVFYALAGAHTNDVIKENQKELAPKFSKHNDAILLNTPLFERIKTVYNNLDKLDVDAESKHLVKEYYKKFVKAGANLSEEKKNELKEINAELASLSNDFGKKLLDASKKGGLTVTDKAQLKGLSEEKIKGLEKEGKYEIQLINTTQQPLLQTLENRDVRKALFEKSIHRADAGAYDTSDLVKKMALLRLKKAQILGFDNYASWSLQGTMAATPEKVFQMFENLIPGSLAKAASEVKEIQEEIHKSGNDFTLEPYDWNHYAEKVRKSKYNLNEEEVKPYFELTNVLEKGVFYAATKLYGITFKKRTDIPTYHPDVVVYEIFEEDGSKLGLFYGDFFARDSKRGGAWMSSFVKQSKLRNQKPVIFNVCNYPKPTAGEPALISFDNVETTFHEFGHALHGLFGNQKYASISGTSTARDFVEFPSQFNENWATHPEVLNNYALHYKTGEVIPDALLQKIKNAGTFNQGYSIIENLCSSNLDMQWHTISADTTIEDVASFEEDALKKMNLKVAQIPPRYRSTYFAHVFSGGYSAGYYSYLWTEMLSHDAYNWFKNNGLLTRENGQKFREQILSKGNTMDYATMYKTFAGRDPEATPMLQARGLQ from the coding sequence ATGAAAAAACAATTAGTACTCATAGCAATATTAGTAGTGGCTATGTCTTGTAAAACAGAACAAACAAAAGAAGAAACAGTTTCAACCGTGTCTGAAAATCCGTTATTGGTTGAAAGTACCATCGACTATGGTGCGCCAGATTTTACAAAAATAAAAGACGAACATTTTATGCCCGCTATTATAAAAGGGATGGAAGTTCAAAATGAAGAAATAGCAAAAATCATCGCAAACAATGAAGCAGCAACTTTCGAAAATACCATTTTGGCTTTAGAAGAAAGTAGCAAAACCTTAGACAATGTAACAGCAGTTTTTTACGCATTGGCAGGAGCACATACCAACGATGTCATCAAAGAAAATCAAAAAGAGCTAGCTCCAAAATTCTCCAAGCACAATGACGCTATTTTATTAAATACACCACTGTTTGAAAGAATAAAGACAGTGTATAACAATCTCGATAAATTAGACGTAGATGCAGAATCGAAACACTTGGTAAAAGAGTATTATAAAAAGTTTGTCAAAGCAGGAGCAAACCTTTCCGAAGAAAAGAAAAATGAGTTAAAGGAAATCAATGCAGAACTCGCAAGTCTATCAAATGATTTCGGAAAAAAGCTACTCGACGCAAGTAAAAAGGGAGGGTTAACAGTGACTGACAAAGCGCAATTGAAAGGACTTTCCGAAGAAAAAATAAAAGGATTGGAAAAAGAGGGGAAGTATGAAATCCAACTCATTAACACCACGCAGCAACCATTGTTACAAACCTTAGAAAATAGAGACGTACGTAAAGCATTGTTCGAAAAATCAATCCACAGGGCAGATGCAGGAGCGTATGATACCAGCGATTTAGTGAAGAAAATGGCATTGTTGCGATTGAAAAAAGCACAAATTTTAGGATTTGACAACTATGCGAGCTGGAGTTTACAAGGAACGATGGCAGCTACTCCAGAAAAAGTGTTTCAAATGTTTGAAAACTTAATACCTGGGTCGTTGGCAAAAGCAGCGTCAGAAGTTAAAGAAATTCAAGAAGAAATTCATAAAAGCGGAAATGATTTTACCTTAGAACCCTATGATTGGAATCACTATGCAGAAAAAGTACGTAAATCAAAATACAACCTAAATGAAGAAGAGGTAAAACCCTATTTTGAATTGACAAATGTATTGGAAAAAGGAGTGTTTTACGCAGCCACGAAGTTGTACGGAATTACCTTTAAAAAACGTACCGATATCCCTACCTATCATCCCGATGTTGTGGTATACGAGATTTTTGAAGAAGACGGAAGCAAGTTAGGTTTGTTTTATGGAGACTTTTTTGCAAGAGATAGTAAACGTGGAGGCGCATGGATGAGTTCGTTTGTAAAACAATCAAAATTACGCAACCAAAAACCCGTTATTTTCAACGTATGCAATTACCCAAAACCAACAGCAGGAGAACCTGCATTGATTAGTTTTGACAATGTAGAAACCACTTTTCATGAATTCGGACACGCCCTACACGGCTTATTCGGAAATCAAAAATATGCATCAATCTCAGGTACGAGTACCGCAAGAGACTTTGTAGAATTTCCATCGCAGTTCAACGAAAATTGGGCAACACACCCCGAAGTGTTGAATAACTACGCATTGCACTATAAAACAGGAGAAGTAATTCCCGATGCGCTCTTGCAAAAAATTAAAAATGCAGGAACTTTCAATCAAGGGTATTCGATCATAGAAAACTTATGTTCTTCTAATTTAGACATGCAATGGCATACCATTTCTGCAGACACAACAATAGAAGATGTAGCAAGTTTTGAAGAAGATGCCTTAAAAAAGATGAATTTAAAAGTAGCTCAAATTCCGCCACGATACCGTTCTACTTATTTTGCACATGTTTTTAGCGGAGGATATTCAGCAGGATACTATTCGTATTTATGGACAGAAATGCTGAGTCACGATGCCTACAATTGGTTTAAAAATAACGGATTACTAACCCGAGAAAACGGACAAAAATTTAGAGAACAAATATTGTCGAAAGGAAACACGATGGATTATGCAACAATGTACAAAACATTTGCAGGACGTGACCCCGAGGCAACACCAATGTTACAAGCAAGAGGTTTACAGTAA
- a CDS encoding OmpA family protein gives MDDFAYFEDSESKVGYLTSNREGGKGYDDIYQFYIQKCKQILAGTVYDVDTKNPISQAKVTLLTEDNNVIKQVVSDSKGGYTFDDLNCEQQYLVRASKEEYATQEKRIKTGSSNKKNIIDLELKRDQIILNPCDDLAKLLDIPIIHFDFDKYNIRPDAQLELQKVLAVLNKYPSMEIDIRSHTDCRGSDTYNEVLSENRAQSTKKYLIDNGINPKRLTAKGYGEYRLLNNCDCKNENANCSKEQHQANRRSEFIVTSFKGNKCDYK, from the coding sequence ATGGATGATTTTGCTTATTTTGAAGACTCAGAAAGTAAGGTGGGCTATCTAACTTCTAATCGTGAGGGAGGAAAAGGATACGACGACATTTATCAATTTTATATTCAAAAATGCAAACAAATACTTGCAGGTACTGTGTACGATGTAGATACTAAAAATCCTATTTCTCAAGCAAAAGTAACCTTGCTAACCGAAGACAATAACGTGATAAAACAAGTGGTGTCAGACTCTAAAGGTGGCTATACCTTTGATGACTTGAATTGCGAACAACAGTATTTAGTAAGGGCGTCGAAAGAAGAATATGCTACCCAAGAAAAAAGAATCAAAACAGGCTCTTCAAACAAGAAAAATATCATAGATCTTGAATTGAAACGCGATCAAATAATCCTCAATCCTTGTGATGACTTAGCCAAATTATTAGACATCCCTATCATTCATTTTGACTTTGATAAATATAACATAAGACCCGATGCGCAATTAGAACTCCAAAAAGTCTTAGCGGTTCTGAATAAATATCCTAGTATGGAAATTGATATTAGAAGTCATACCGATTGTAGAGGTTCTGATACCTATAACGAAGTCTTGTCCGAAAACAGAGCACAATCGACCAAAAAATACTTGATTGATAATGGAATCAACCCCAAAAGGCTTACCGCCAAAGGATATGGTGAATACCGATTGCTCAACAACTGCGATTGTAAAAACGAAAATGCCAATTGCTCTAAAGAACAACACCAAGCGAACAGAAGAAGCGAGTTTATCGTAACCAGCTTTAAAGGAAATAAATGTGATTATAAATAA
- the folE gene encoding GTP cyclohydrolase I FolE encodes MFEVNNNKMNDDRLDEIGENHVGTSAKTPLRADAFDISDTEKIEKIQENVKEILETLGMDLTDDSLQGTPKRVAKAFVNELFMGLNPKNKPGASTFENTYKYGEMLVEKNIIVYSTCEHHLLPIIGRAHVAYISNGKVIGLSKMNRIVEYYSKRPQVQERLTMQVVQAMQEALGTQDVACVIDAKHLCVNSRGIKDIESSTVTAEFGGAFKDKETKREFLDYIKFNTDFQ; translated from the coding sequence ATGTTTGAAGTGAACAACAACAAAATGAATGACGATAGATTAGACGAAATAGGAGAGAACCATGTAGGTACGTCGGCTAAAACGCCTTTACGTGCAGACGCTTTCGATATTTCTGACACCGAAAAAATAGAAAAAATTCAAGAAAATGTAAAAGAAATTCTTGAAACATTAGGAATGGATTTAACAGACGATAGCTTACAAGGAACTCCTAAAAGAGTCGCCAAAGCGTTCGTGAACGAGTTGTTTATGGGGTTGAACCCTAAAAATAAACCAGGAGCATCCACCTTCGAAAACACCTATAAGTACGGAGAAATGCTGGTTGAAAAAAACATCATTGTATACTCAACTTGTGAGCACCATTTATTACCAATTATTGGTAGAGCTCACGTAGCGTATATTTCAAATGGTAAAGTAATCGGTTTGTCTAAAATGAACCGTATAGTAGAATACTATTCAAAGCGACCACAAGTACAAGAACGCTTAACGATGCAAGTAGTTCAAGCCATGCAAGAAGCGCTGGGTACCCAAGATGTAGCTTGTGTTATTGATGCGAAACATTTGTGTGTAAATTCACGTGGAATTAAAGATATTGAGAGTAGTACAGTAACGGCTGAGTTTGGTGGAGCGTTCAAAGACAAAGAAACCAAACGTGAATTTTTAGATTATATAAAATTCAACACTGATTTTCAGTAA
- a CDS encoding 2OG-Fe(II) oxygenase, which produces MFIENTPENEWIYNRLAGLAIQCNNERYGFDLLGFHNNLQLASYTEGDFFDWHLDFGAGEISDRKLSISMQLSDSDDYEGGDLQFMMNQNIVTAPREKGTIIVFPSFMMHRVTPITKGVRKSIVGWVAGPPYR; this is translated from the coding sequence GTGTTTATTGAAAACACTCCAGAAAACGAATGGATTTACAACCGATTAGCTGGTTTGGCGATTCAATGCAACAACGAACGGTATGGGTTTGATTTATTGGGTTTTCACAACAATTTGCAATTGGCTAGCTACACGGAAGGAGATTTCTTTGACTGGCATTTGGATTTCGGAGCGGGAGAAATTTCTGATAGAAAACTCAGCATTTCTATGCAGTTATCGGATTCTGATGACTATGAAGGTGGCGACTTACAGTTTATGATGAATCAAAACATTGTAACTGCTCCTAGAGAAAAGGGAACCATTATTGTTTTTCCGTCATTTATGATGCACCGTGTGACGCCCATCACCAAAGGGGTTCGTAAATCTATAGTGGGTTGGGTTGCGGGGCCTCCTTATAGGTAG
- a CDS encoding YihY/virulence factor BrkB family protein, with product MTKHIEENLEKIPVINWLVAFGKNIKIPGLEGMSLYDVLEMYIIGIVKGALTTRAGGIAFSFFMAIFPFLLFILTLIPYIPIEGFQEGLFSLMQEALPPKTFEAVDFVIKDIINNQYGGLLSFGFFASIFLMTNGVNAIFGGFEYSYHITEVRNVLRSYFVSLAVSLLMSFFLIVTVTLIIFYQIALTKIHKFGWLQTGDLDLFYYGRAFLFLVMIFTIVSLLFRYGTKQGKEVRFFSPGAVLTTVVSMFSFYLFGIYVVKFAKYNQLYGSIGTLLILMLFVWLNSIILLLGFELNATISSLKRKNKALAE from the coding sequence ATGACAAAACATATAGAAGAAAACCTTGAGAAAATACCAGTAATTAACTGGTTGGTAGCCTTCGGGAAAAACATAAAAATTCCGGGGTTAGAAGGTATGTCTTTGTATGATGTACTCGAAATGTATATAATTGGTATTGTAAAAGGGGCATTAACCACACGAGCAGGAGGTATTGCTTTTAGCTTTTTTATGGCCATTTTTCCGTTTCTATTATTTATTTTAACACTCATACCGTACATTCCGATAGAAGGATTTCAAGAAGGACTATTTTCATTAATGCAAGAAGCACTGCCACCAAAAACCTTCGAAGCGGTAGATTTCGTCATAAAAGATATTATCAACAATCAATATGGCGGTTTGCTGTCTTTCGGATTTTTCGCGTCTATCTTTTTAATGACCAACGGAGTCAATGCCATCTTTGGAGGATTTGAATATTCATACCATATAACTGAAGTAAGAAATGTGTTGCGGTCTTATTTTGTATCACTTGCCGTATCCTTATTAATGTCTTTTTTCTTAATCGTAACCGTAACCTTAATTATTTTTTATCAAATAGCATTGACAAAAATTCACAAATTCGGATGGTTACAAACAGGAGATTTAGATTTGTTTTACTATGGAAGAGCTTTTCTGTTTTTAGTAATGATTTTCACCATCGTTTCCTTACTTTTTAGATACGGAACCAAGCAAGGAAAAGAAGTCCGTTTCTTTTCTCCTGGGGCTGTTTTAACGACAGTAGTATCGATGTTTTCATTTTATTTATTCGGAATTTATGTAGTAAAGTTTGCCAAGTACAATCAATTATATGGGTCTATTGGAACTCTCTTAATATTAATGCTTTTTGTGTGGCTAAATTCCATTATCTTACTTTTAGGATTTGAGTTAAACGCCACAATTTCCAGTTTAAAACGCAAAAATAAAGCCTTAGCTGAATAA
- the hisS gene encoding histidine--tRNA ligase — protein MKVGIPKGTRDFSSTEVAKRNYIFNTIKHAFENFGFQPIETPSFENSDTLMGKYGEEGDRLIFKILNSGDYLKKVDEHLLSEKNSLKVTPKISEKALRYDLTVPFARYVVQHQNEITFPFKRYQIQPVWRADRPQKGRFREFYQCDADVVGSTSLWQEVEFVQLYDTVFSKLGLNGTTIKLNNRKILSGIAEVIGASDKLIDFTVALDKLDKIGKEGVVNEMLSKGILATAIEKVDPLFHFSGSNQEKLASLEDLLQGSEEGLQGVADLKTVVDRVEALGLDSATLELDVTLARGLNYYTGAIYEVAAPKSVQMGSIGGGGRYDDLTGIFGLKDVSGVGISFGLDRIYLVMEELALFEAVALPKPKVLFLNFEENESLEKVKMIKTLRNNDIKAEMYPDVAGSNNQQKKQWKYATNREIEFVVTTVENGTLVVKEMSSGEQTTCSLEELINKVQ, from the coding sequence ATGAAAGTAGGCATCCCAAAAGGAACAAGAGATTTTTCATCAACTGAAGTAGCCAAAAGAAACTATATTTTCAATACGATTAAGCATGCATTTGAAAATTTCGGATTTCAACCCATTGAAACACCCAGTTTTGAAAATTCAGATACCCTAATGGGAAAATATGGTGAAGAAGGAGATCGCTTGATTTTTAAAATCTTAAATTCTGGGGATTATTTAAAAAAGGTTGATGAGCACTTACTTTCTGAAAAGAACAGTTTAAAGGTAACTCCCAAAATTTCCGAAAAAGCCTTGCGTTACGATTTAACCGTACCGTTTGCACGGTACGTCGTACAGCACCAAAACGAAATCACCTTTCCGTTTAAACGCTATCAAATCCAACCCGTTTGGAGGGCAGACAGACCTCAAAAAGGACGTTTCCGTGAGTTTTATCAATGCGATGCCGACGTGGTAGGCAGCACTTCGCTATGGCAAGAAGTAGAGTTTGTACAATTGTACGATACAGTTTTTAGTAAGTTAGGACTTAATGGTACGACTATCAAACTCAATAACCGAAAAATCTTATCAGGAATTGCTGAGGTCATTGGAGCATCAGATAAATTGATTGATTTTACAGTTGCGTTAGATAAGTTAGACAAAATAGGGAAAGAAGGGGTTGTAAATGAAATGCTTTCTAAAGGAATATTAGCAACAGCCATAGAAAAAGTAGATCCCTTGTTCCACTTTTCAGGAAGTAATCAAGAGAAGTTAGCTTCTTTAGAAGACTTGTTGCAAGGTTCAGAAGAAGGATTGCAAGGAGTGGCAGATTTAAAAACGGTCGTTGATAGGGTAGAAGCGTTGGGCTTAGATTCGGCAACCTTAGAATTGGATGTAACCTTAGCACGCGGATTGAACTATTATACGGGAGCTATTTACGAAGTAGCAGCACCCAAAAGTGTACAAATGGGTTCTATCGGAGGCGGTGGTCGTTACGATGATTTAACAGGAATCTTTGGTTTAAAAGACGTTTCAGGAGTAGGAATTTCCTTCGGATTGGATAGAATTTACCTAGTAATGGAAGAGCTAGCGTTGTTTGAGGCAGTAGCACTACCAAAACCCAAAGTATTGTTTTTAAATTTTGAGGAGAACGAGAGTTTAGAAAAGGTTAAAATGATAAAAACCTTGCGAAATAATGACATAAAGGCAGAGATGTACCCCGATGTAGCTGGCAGTAACAATCAGCAAAAAAAGCAATGGAAATACGCTACCAACAGAGAAATTGAATTTGTGGTAACCACTGTAGAAAATGGTACACTTGTTGTAAAAGAGATGTCATCAGGAGAGCAAACTACTTGTTCTTTAGAGGAATTGATAAATAAAGTGCAGTAG
- a CDS encoding pentapeptide repeat-containing protein, whose translation MNVFFDSEVFTKVDFTATKITKGTYDSCTFENCNFENVHASAIEFLECEFVDCNFSNTIVNQTSFKECVFEKCKIVGVKFNECNQFLLAMSFHNCQLNLSSFYQLKIPRTKFVHCSLQEVDFTEADLSKSSFENCDLKEAIFEETNAEEVDFTTAINFRIDPEQNKIKKAKFSHENVEGLLYKYDIVVA comes from the coding sequence ATGAATGTTTTTTTTGATAGTGAAGTCTTCACAAAAGTCGACTTTACAGCCACCAAAATAACCAAAGGAACTTATGATAGCTGTACGTTCGAGAATTGTAATTTCGAGAACGTACACGCTTCAGCTATCGAGTTTTTAGAATGCGAGTTTGTCGACTGTAATTTTAGCAATACTATTGTGAATCAAACCTCATTTAAAGAGTGCGTTTTTGAAAAATGTAAGATAGTCGGGGTAAAATTTAACGAATGCAATCAATTTCTTTTAGCCATGAGCTTCCATAATTGTCAATTGAATTTGTCTTCGTTCTACCAACTCAAAATACCCAGAACAAAATTTGTACATTGTAGTTTGCAAGAAGTCGATTTCACAGAGGCAGATTTGAGTAAAAGTTCTTTTGAAAATTGTGATTTAAAAGAAGCCATTTTTGAAGAAACCAATGCAGAAGAAGTCGATTTTACCACAGCGATAAATTTTAGAATCGACCCCGAACAAAATAAGATTAAAAAAGCAAAATTCTCTCATGAAAATGTAGAAGGACTATTGTACAAATATGATATTGTGGTAGCGTAG
- the nadC gene encoding carboxylating nicotinate-nucleotide diphosphorylase: MISKEQFNKELDIIIANAIREDIGDGDHTSLSCIPADATGKAKLLVKDEGVIAGVEFAKMVFAYVDPDLEVETLINDGEQVKYGDIVFYVSGKSRSILMAERLVLNAMQRMSAIATKTKSFADLLAGTKTKVLDTRKTTPGIRALEKWAVKIGGGENHRFALYDMVMIKDNHIDFAGGITQAITKTKKYLAEKGLDIKIIVEARSLEEIEEILQNEGVYRILIDNFNYEDTRKAVALIGDQCLTESSGGINEKTIRKYAECGVDFISSGALTHSVYNMDLSLKAVD; the protein is encoded by the coding sequence ATGATTTCAAAAGAACAATTTAATAAAGAGTTAGACATCATTATAGCCAACGCCATTAGAGAAGATATTGGTGACGGAGACCATACGTCCTTATCATGTATTCCTGCCGATGCCACAGGAAAAGCAAAATTATTGGTAAAAGATGAAGGAGTAATTGCTGGGGTAGAATTTGCGAAAATGGTGTTTGCTTATGTAGACCCAGATTTAGAAGTAGAAACGTTGATTAATGATGGAGAACAAGTAAAATATGGCGATATTGTGTTTTATGTTTCAGGAAAATCACGATCTATTTTAATGGCAGAACGCCTAGTGTTGAATGCCATGCAGCGTATGAGCGCCATTGCTACCAAAACAAAATCTTTTGCCGATTTGTTAGCAGGTACCAAAACCAAGGTGTTAGACACCCGTAAAACCACTCCTGGAATTCGTGCTTTAGAAAAATGGGCAGTAAAAATTGGCGGAGGCGAAAACCACCGCTTTGCCCTATACGATATGGTTATGATTAAAGACAATCATATTGATTTTGCTGGCGGAATTACCCAAGCCATTACCAAAACTAAAAAATACTTAGCCGAAAAAGGGCTGGACATTAAGATTATCGTGGAGGCTAGAAGCTTAGAAGAAATTGAAGAGATTTTGCAAAACGAAGGGGTGTATCGTATTTTAATAGACAATTTTAATTACGAAGATACCCGCAAAGCAGTTGCTTTGATAGGAGACCAATGTTTAACAGAATCTTCTGGAGGAATTAACGAGAAAACGATTCGAAAGTATGCCGAATGTGGGGTAGATTTTATCTCGTCGGGAGCCTTAACACACTCAGTATACAATATGGATTTAAGCTTAAAAGCAGTTGATTAA
- a CDS encoding PorP/SprF family type IX secretion system membrane protein has protein sequence MSIKKSSLLNIVFLMLCALTINFSYAQQDPQYTHYMYNTLSINPAYAGQRNNLSIVALHRTQWVGIEGSPQTQSLGIHSPLRNQQLAIGFNAVMDALGPANESFVDANFSYSILINEHNTELSFGMKAGWHIITTDWSKGQFQTLSNPLFQENVNLSSFVIGAGLYLSNDNWYLGVSIPNFLTTKHYDDFQESLATERLHYFLIGGYVFNLSSTVKFKPAFLVKATSGSPVIADVSANALFNDKFTLGLAWRWNDSFAGLAGFQINKNLYIGYGYDLTTTNLNNYNTGTHEVLLRYEIIKQGRQVSPRFF, from the coding sequence ATGAGCATAAAAAAATCATCTCTATTAAACATCGTATTCTTAATGCTTTGCGCATTAACAATAAATTTTAGTTATGCACAGCAAGACCCTCAATACACTCATTATATGTATAATACATTGAGTATTAACCCTGCTTATGCCGGACAAAGAAATAATTTAAGTATTGTAGCTTTGCACCGTACACAGTGGGTGGGTATTGAAGGGTCTCCACAAACCCAATCGTTAGGTATTCATTCTCCTTTGAGAAATCAGCAGCTCGCTATTGGATTCAACGCAGTTATGGATGCTTTAGGACCCGCTAATGAATCTTTTGTGGATGCTAATTTCTCCTATTCCATACTTATAAATGAGCACAACACCGAACTCTCTTTTGGTATGAAAGCAGGATGGCATATAATAACAACCGATTGGAGCAAAGGACAGTTTCAAACTCTATCCAACCCCCTATTTCAAGAAAATGTGAATCTTAGTTCCTTTGTCATAGGAGCAGGTTTGTATTTAAGTAATGATAATTGGTACTTGGGGGTTTCTATACCTAATTTCCTAACTACAAAACATTATGATGACTTTCAAGAGTCTTTGGCTACCGAAAGACTGCATTATTTTTTAATTGGAGGATATGTATTCAACTTAAGCAGTACTGTGAAGTTTAAACCCGCTTTTTTAGTAAAAGCAACTTCTGGGTCTCCTGTAATTGCTGATGTTTCTGCTAATGCTTTATTCAATGATAAGTTTACCCTTGGATTGGCGTGGAGATGGAACGACTCTTTTGCTGGCTTGGCTGGATTCCAGATTAATAAAAATCTGTACATAGGGTATGGGTACGATTTGACTACCACTAATTTGAATAACTACAATACCGGGACACACGAAGTGTTATTAAGATATGAAATCATTAAGCAAGGAAGACAAGTTTCTCCTAGATTCTTTTAA
- a CDS encoding four helix bundle protein gives MKKENNIKTFRDLLVWQKSMVFVTEVYKVSNDFPKEETFGLTSQIRRSAVSIPSNISEGYGRQSLGDFIRFLKIGIASLFELQTQLEISLNLEYISREPFDQLYEKSREIERMLSSLIRKLKEKR, from the coding sequence ATGAAAAAGGAAAATAATATTAAAACATTTAGAGATTTGTTAGTATGGCAAAAATCAATGGTGTTTGTAACAGAGGTGTATAAAGTATCGAATGATTTTCCTAAAGAAGAAACATTTGGATTGACTTCTCAAATAAGAAGAAGTGCAGTTTCAATACCAAGTAATATATCAGAAGGATACGGGAGGCAAAGTTTAGGAGATTTTATACGTTTTTTAAAGATTGGAATCGCTTCTTTATTTGAACTGCAAACACAACTTGAAATTTCTTTAAATTTAGAATATATTTCAAGAGAACCTTTTGATCAACTTTATGAAAAATCAAGAGAAATAGAAAGAATGTTGTCAAGTCTAATAAGAAAGTTAAAAGAAAAACGATGA